A part of Methanomassiliicoccales archaeon genomic DNA contains:
- the mcrC gene encoding methyl-coenzyme M reductase I operon protein C, translated as MKESIGRKTRFVECRESRGLGVGGSLAQRATISESGRQVVAVAMGPGKRHITKPVCEITYELREQGIETSVIVINAGSGVPADAPDASTSSLFGLDQIEIDRIKQFKVALIHLGNVKNHIIYKARLILRNVDLPAVIVCQAPVDFEDFAKIGVKTRVVMPKKENIGTKGEIKEIITGVVRGTTISQAKLDEIVMKVKKWA; from the coding sequence GTGAAGGAGAGCATTGGCAGAAAGACACGCTTCGTCGAATGCAGAGAATCAAGAGGTCTGGGCGTAGGAGGGTCGCTGGCACAAAGGGCCACGATATCGGAATCCGGAAGGCAGGTGGTCGCCGTTGCGATGGGCCCAGGCAAGAGACATATCACCAAGCCCGTCTGTGAGATAACTTATGAGCTTAGGGAGCAAGGCATTGAGACATCCGTGATCGTCATCAACGCAGGGTCAGGTGTGCCTGCTGATGCTCCAGATGCGTCGACCAGCTCGTTGTTCGGTCTTGACCAGATAGAGATCGATAGGATCAAGCAGTTCAAGGTGGCATTGATCCATCTTGGCAACGTCAAGAACCATATAATCTACAAGGCAAGGCTCATACTTAGAAATGTGGATCTGCCAGCAGTGATAGTGTGCCAGGCCCCTGTGGACTTCGAGGATTTCGCGAAGATAGGTGTCAAGACGAGGGTCGTCATGCCAAAGAAGGAGAATATCGGCACCAAGGGCGAGATCAAGGAGATAATCACTGGTGTTGTAAGAGGAACAACGATCTCCCAGGCGAAATTGGATGAGATCGTGATGAAGGTAAAGAAATGGGCCTGA
- the atwA gene encoding methyl coenzyme M reductase system, component A2, whose product MPEDNEIFVIIDNISKSFNGNLVLRDISATLRPGETLGLIGRSGAGKSVLIHILRGSNDYRPDQGRIIYRVNHCQKCGRLDIPKRGAPCSRCGSNTTIKEIDFWNLPERDPLRMAMKERIAIMLQRTFALYGENSVIENIFEAMGPRINDADKIERAIELLKLVNMEHRTMHIARDLSGGEKQRVVLARQLAKDPILFLADEPTGTLDPQTAEMVHKALNDAVKKKNMAMVVSSHWPKAINRLSDSAIWLESGEVMKHGAPKDVTKEFEVCFEKTDEMMDVSVGNVIIRVENAKKYYYSIMRGVVKAVDDVSFDVKEKEIFGLVGLSGAGKTTLSRMISGITPATGGLVAVRIGDEWINMSEMGEQGRGRATPYIGILHQEYSLYPFNTVLQNLTICIGMKLPAELAKMKVIQVLSGIGFTSKEIDRILYAYPDNLSVGEKQRIALARVLIQEPRFVILDEPTGTMDPITKNSVAKSVLMARKELGETFIIVSHDMDFVLDCCDRVAMMKGGKIVAIGSPKEIVASMTEGELAEYASCQEQPVSSEGNK is encoded by the coding sequence ATGCCTGAGGACAATGAGATTTTCGTCATAATTGATAACATCAGCAAGAGTTTTAATGGAAACTTGGTCCTCAGAGATATCAGTGCCACCCTGAGACCGGGGGAGACGCTTGGCCTAATTGGAAGGAGCGGAGCTGGAAAGTCGGTCCTGATACACATCCTCAGGGGGAGCAATGATTACAGACCTGACCAAGGACGCATAATCTATAGGGTAAATCATTGTCAAAAATGCGGAAGGTTGGACATCCCTAAGAGAGGCGCCCCTTGCAGCAGATGCGGTTCGAACACGACAATAAAGGAGATCGACTTCTGGAACTTGCCAGAGAGGGACCCTCTTCGAATGGCAATGAAAGAGAGGATCGCCATCATGCTCCAAAGGACATTCGCGCTGTATGGTGAGAACAGCGTCATAGAGAACATATTCGAGGCCATGGGCCCGAGGATCAATGACGCGGACAAGATAGAAAGGGCCATCGAGCTTTTGAAGCTCGTGAACATGGAGCATAGGACGATGCACATAGCCCGCGACCTTTCTGGAGGAGAAAAGCAGAGGGTCGTGTTGGCGAGACAATTGGCAAAGGACCCGATATTGTTCTTGGCTGATGAGCCTACCGGAACCCTGGACCCTCAGACCGCCGAGATGGTGCACAAGGCCTTGAACGATGCTGTTAAAAAGAAGAACATGGCCATGGTCGTTTCCTCGCACTGGCCAAAGGCCATCAACCGTCTTTCTGACAGCGCGATCTGGCTCGAGAGCGGAGAAGTGATGAAACATGGGGCCCCAAAGGACGTCACCAAGGAGTTCGAGGTCTGCTTCGAGAAGACCGATGAGATGATGGACGTCAGCGTTGGCAATGTCATCATCAGGGTCGAGAATGCCAAGAAATATTATTATTCGATAATGAGAGGTGTCGTCAAAGCGGTAGATGATGTCTCGTTCGATGTCAAAGAGAAGGAGATATTCGGCCTGGTCGGGCTTTCTGGCGCAGGAAAGACGACATTGTCCCGCATGATCTCTGGAATAACACCGGCCACCGGAGGACTTGTGGCGGTCCGTATAGGGGACGAGTGGATAAACATGTCTGAGATGGGGGAGCAGGGCAGGGGACGTGCCACTCCTTACATAGGTATTTTGCATCAAGAATACTCGCTATATCCATTCAACACCGTCCTTCAGAACCTTACGATCTGCATCGGGATGAAATTACCAGCTGAACTGGCAAAGATGAAGGTCATCCAGGTGCTGTCGGGCATAGGGTTCACCTCGAAGGAGATCGACAGAATACTTTATGCATATCCGGACAACCTTTCTGTCGGAGAGAAGCAGAGGATAGCGTTGGCACGTGTCCTTATACAGGAGCCGAGGTTTGTCATACTTGATGAACCTACGGGTACGATGGACCCGATCACAAAGAACTCCGTGGCCAAATCGGTCTTGATGGCGAGAAAGGAGCTCGGGGAGACATTTATTATAGTCTCGCATGACATGGACTTTGTGCTCGATTGCTGTGACAGGGTGGCGATGATGAAAGGAGGCAAGATCGTTGCCATCGGTTCTCCAAAAGAGATAGTCGCCTCGATGACCGAAGGCGAGCTTGCGGAGTATGCGTCATGCCAAGAGCAACCTGTGTCAAGCGAGGGGAATAAGTGA
- a CDS encoding DUF2111 domain-containing protein — MEDGDVIIIGTAFSYDAAEKGAVTAALALNNQSRRCWTEGTTLLSQDTEADDLKCLCLAIHELLNRTPVTMRSRNRHGVRCEDGEVVDTNFTGPMLEEALRRGQIIRKTANTGPFRGMPVVVVPIMRKKEAIAAIGTLDISKATVYEMMSKRKERV; from the coding sequence ATGGAAGATGGCGATGTGATCATAATTGGGACGGCCTTCAGCTATGATGCTGCGGAGAAGGGTGCTGTGACCGCTGCGTTGGCCCTGAACAATCAATCTAGGAGATGTTGGACAGAAGGGACCACTCTATTAAGCCAGGACACAGAGGCGGATGACCTCAAATGTCTTTGTCTGGCAATCCATGAGCTTTTGAACCGTACCCCAGTGACGATGAGGAGCAGGAACAGGCATGGGGTCAGGTGTGAGGACGGAGAGGTGGTCGACACAAACTTCACAGGACCGATGCTTGAGGAGGCTCTGAGGCGAGGACAGATCATCAGGAAGACGGCCAACACTGGCCCTTTCCGAGGCATGCCTGTCGTCGTGGTTCCGATAATGAGAAAGAAAGAAGCGATCGCGGCAATAGGTACATTGGATATCAGTAAGGCCACGGTCTATGAGATGATGTCCAAGAGAAAGGAGAGGGTATGA
- a CDS encoding AbrB/MazE/SpoVT family DNA-binding domain-containing protein, translating to MDYKVEGITTIDERGQMVLPKQVRQAARIMPGDRLAVAIGHREGKVCCIQLIKIEMINQKIEELL from the coding sequence ATGGATTACAAGGTAGAGGGCATCACGACCATCGATGAACGAGGCCAGATGGTTCTGCCAAAACAGGTTAGACAAGCAGCGAGAATTATGCCCGGAGACCGCTTGGCTGTGGCGATCGGTCATCGCGAAGGAAAGGTCTGTTGTATCCAATTGATCAAGATCGAGATGATCAATCAGAAGATCGAAGAGCTCCTTTAA
- a CDS encoding carbon monoxide dehydrogenase, which produces MVMLKAGTELTTADKMEHLLIRLGYKRGEHKVEPGLYSLGDPTDMSPVFVTANYKLSFDALRTGLKGMDAYILVLDTKGINVWCAAGKGTFGTEELVARISSSRLEEIVRHRELILPQLGAPGIAAHEVKRRTGFNVIYGPVRASDIKTFMEGGKKADEKMRTVTFPMKERLVLIPVELKNFFIYALAFCILGYLTAGPFGLMVVLSIYLGGLVLFPILFPYLPTKDYSTKGMFVGGLISIPLIAVALCKWKGIDTIDLVAYEISIVLYSLAFTGYLGLNWTGATPYPSRSSVRREIFRYIPVMALFAIVATVLTLLAALFRSGGW; this is translated from the coding sequence ATGGTCATGTTGAAAGCTGGCACAGAATTGACAACTGCTGATAAGATGGAGCATCTTCTCATCAGGCTTGGGTATAAAAGAGGGGAGCACAAGGTGGAGCCAGGTCTTTATTCACTTGGAGATCCCACAGATATGTCCCCAGTGTTTGTTACAGCGAATTATAAATTGAGCTTCGATGCATTGAGAACTGGACTTAAAGGTATGGACGCGTATATCTTGGTCCTTGACACAAAGGGAATCAATGTCTGGTGCGCCGCTGGAAAAGGCACATTTGGTACGGAAGAACTTGTCGCACGTATCAGCTCGTCTCGCCTTGAGGAGATCGTTAGACATAGAGAGCTGATCCTTCCCCAGCTCGGAGCTCCTGGCATAGCTGCCCACGAGGTAAAAAGAAGAACGGGGTTCAATGTGATATATGGACCTGTCCGTGCCTCGGATATAAAAACGTTCATGGAAGGTGGAAAGAAGGCAGACGAAAAAATGAGGACCGTTACTTTCCCCATGAAAGAGCGATTGGTGCTCATTCCCGTTGAGCTGAAGAATTTTTTCATCTATGCTCTGGCATTTTGCATTCTTGGTTATCTTACGGCCGGACCCTTCGGATTGATGGTCGTTCTATCCATCTACCTAGGGGGTCTTGTCCTGTTTCCTATTTTATTCCCTTATCTTCCAACGAAGGACTATTCGACAAAAGGTATGTTCGTAGGAGGGTTGATCTCCATCCCGCTCATTGCGGTGGCGCTATGCAAATGGAAAGGAATTGACACCATAGATTTGGTTGCGTATGAAATATCGATCGTATTATACTCGCTCGCATTCACTGGGTACCTAGGGCTCAATTGGACCGGCGCGACCCCTTATCCATCAAGAAGCAGTGTCCGACGAGAGATATTCAGATATATACCTGTCATGGCCTTGTTCGCCATCGTCGCTACGGTCCTTACTTTGCTCGCCGCACTATTTAGGTCAGGGGGGTGGTGA
- a CDS encoding 4Fe-4S binding protein gives MGSGCDCSKTVRAQVNTLRYDMNRCVNCGRCSQVCPHRVFAPGDFKASLVNYERCMECGACMTNCPVGAIKVDSGVGCAYAMITSALLGRKEVTCGEDCCR, from the coding sequence ATGGGCTCAGGATGTGATTGCAGCAAGACAGTTCGTGCCCAGGTTAATACATTGCGATATGACATGAACAGATGCGTGAACTGTGGCAGATGCTCCCAGGTCTGCCCTCACAGGGTCTTCGCGCCTGGGGACTTCAAGGCTTCGCTGGTAAATTATGAGCGATGTATGGAGTGCGGAGCTTGTATGACCAATTGTCCCGTTGGAGCGATCAAAGTGGACAGCGGGGTCGGATGTGCATATGCGATGATCACGTCTGCATTATTGGGAAGGAAGGAAGTGACCTGTGGAGAGGATTGTTGCAGGTAA
- a CDS encoding carboxymuconolactone decarboxylase family protein, translating into MSLTQIMKEQPEVINALYRYKNTIFKDGNLSNKEKELIAIAVICVLKCEECLDVHARRAIELGATKDEIREAMLVAMYLAGPHAVIWSEKIDEFLSDGR; encoded by the coding sequence ATGAGCTTGACACAGATAATGAAAGAACAGCCTGAGGTCATCAACGCCCTTTATCGTTATAAGAACACAATATTCAAGGACGGAAATCTTTCCAACAAGGAGAAAGAGCTGATCGCGATAGCCGTCATCTGCGTTCTAAAATGCGAAGAGTGTCTAGACGTCCATGCCAGGAGAGCGATAGAGCTGGGGGCGACAAAGGACGAGATAAGGGAGGCCATGCTCGTTGCAATGTACTTGGCAGGGCCCCATGCTGTGATATGGTCAGAGAAGATAGACGAGTTCCTCTCGGATGGGCGATAA
- a CDS encoding PRC-barrel domain-containing protein, with protein MIELSDLYGKEVLSSNAKLIGVVEDVALDLANWKVPAIGIKINKGNELYLNKKKKLVGQQVAMVKVEAVRSISDMVTLNVEMENMGNTVLEDYKAQNTLEDQVGKRVLDKSGREIGTVKDFQIDMESSWSIPMFEVVVDKVLVDELKVKKKIGVKPTIKLRTSDVKNVADVFLLGIDVGGIKDYLSKKPASRVD; from the coding sequence ATGATCGAACTCAGTGACCTATATGGAAAGGAAGTCTTGAGCTCCAATGCGAAATTGATCGGGGTCGTCGAAGATGTGGCGTTGGACCTTGCAAATTGGAAAGTGCCAGCAATCGGAATAAAGATAAACAAGGGAAATGAACTTTATCTCAACAAGAAGAAGAAACTGGTGGGCCAACAGGTTGCCATGGTCAAGGTCGAAGCGGTCCGGTCCATCTCGGACATGGTGACGTTGAACGTTGAGATGGAGAATATGGGCAACACCGTCCTTGAGGATTACAAAGCACAGAACACCCTAGAAGACCAGGTTGGGAAAAGAGTGCTCGACAAGAGCGGAAGGGAGATCGGCACAGTAAAAGATTTTCAGATTGACATGGAATCGAGCTGGTCCATACCGATGTTCGAGGTTGTGGTAGATAAGGTGCTTGTAGACGAGCTTAAGGTCAAAAAGAAGATCGGGGTGAAGCCCACGATCAAATTGAGGACCTCCGATGTCAAGAACGTTGCGGACGTGTTCTTATTGGGCATCGATGTGGGTGGCATAAAGGACTATCTGAGCAAAAAACCTGCCTCACGTGTAGATTGA
- a CDS encoding DUF2098 family protein, which yields MEIGDFARYKNTGTVGKVVDKYSESGVEWIELDNKLVYRVEYLEPASEGEYKASSVKDRAEGLSIEQIERMKEELMKAERHAYATPSGGG from the coding sequence ATGGAGATTGGGGACTTCGCCAGGTACAAGAACACCGGGACCGTCGGAAAGGTCGTCGACAAGTATTCCGAGTCAGGGGTCGAGTGGATCGAGCTCGACAACAAGCTAGTCTACAGGGTCGAATACCTGGAACCGGCCTCGGAGGGCGAGTACAAGGCATCCTCGGTCAAGGACCGCGCGGAAGGGCTCTCCATCGAACAGATAGAGCGCATGAAGGAAGAGCTCATGAAGGCGGAACGGCATGCCTACGCCACCCCAAGTGGTGGAGGCTGA
- the mcrA gene encoding coenzyme-B sulfoethylthiotransferase subunit alpha — translation MAKEKDKLFMAAMKKKFKEAPTEVNTTYYTFGGWKQSKRKREWVEQANKIAKERGIPMMNQDIGVPLGQRVLMPYQLNHTDIYVEADDLHFVNNAAMQQCWDDIRRTVISGLDTAHNVIEKRLGKEVTPETINHYLETVNHAMPGGAVVQEHMAECSPALTADCYVKVFSGDDELIDEIDKPYVININKEFPADQAKQLKEAVGKSLWQVIRCPTIVGRVCDGGTMSRWSAMQISMSFISAYKLAAGEAAIADFAYAAKHASVLEMGTMMPARRARGPNEPGGIPFGFLADMSQSFRKYPDDPCRAALEVVALGAVIFDQIYLGSYMSGGVGFTQYATAAYTDNILEDYVYYAADLVKSKYGGFCKSKPTMDLIEKLGTEINSYALEMYERYPAAMEAHFGGSQRATVAAAATGIGVAMATANANAGVNAWYLSMLQHRERLGRLGFYGYDLQDQCGSANSLSYRSDEGLPHELRGPNYPNYAMNVGHLSGYAGIAGAPHFARGDAYACNPLIKIAFADKNLPFDFANITKEFGRGGLREFMPAGERTVIIPAK, via the coding sequence AAGACAAGTTGTTCATGGCAGCAATGAAGAAGAAGTTCAAGGAGGCCCCGACCGAGGTCAACACCACTTACTACACCTTCGGAGGCTGGAAGCAGTCGAAGAGGAAGAGGGAGTGGGTTGAGCAGGCTAACAAGATCGCCAAGGAAAGGGGCATCCCGATGATGAACCAGGATATCGGTGTCCCTCTCGGACAGCGTGTCCTGATGCCATACCAGCTGAACCACACTGACATCTATGTCGAGGCAGATGACCTGCACTTTGTCAACAACGCTGCTATGCAGCAGTGCTGGGACGATATCCGCAGGACGGTCATATCCGGCCTCGACACGGCACACAATGTCATTGAGAAGAGGCTAGGTAAGGAAGTCACCCCAGAGACCATCAACCACTACCTGGAGACCGTCAACCATGCTATGCCTGGTGGCGCGGTCGTTCAGGAGCACATGGCCGAGTGCAGCCCAGCGCTTACCGCGGACTGCTATGTTAAGGTCTTCTCCGGAGACGACGAGCTTATAGACGAGATCGACAAGCCCTATGTGATCAACATCAACAAGGAGTTCCCAGCGGACCAGGCCAAGCAGCTTAAGGAGGCCGTTGGAAAGTCCCTGTGGCAGGTCATCAGGTGCCCGACCATAGTCGGCCGCGTCTGCGATGGAGGTACGATGTCCAGGTGGTCTGCGATGCAGATCTCGATGTCGTTCATCAGCGCCTACAAGCTTGCCGCCGGTGAGGCAGCGATCGCCGACTTCGCCTACGCCGCGAAGCACGCGTCCGTGCTTGAGATGGGTACCATGATGCCGGCCCGCCGTGCACGTGGCCCGAACGAGCCCGGTGGCATACCGTTCGGATTCCTTGCAGATATGTCACAGTCGTTCAGGAAATACCCGGACGACCCATGCCGCGCAGCCCTTGAGGTAGTCGCGCTCGGTGCGGTCATCTTCGACCAGATCTACCTTGGATCGTACATGTCTGGAGGTGTCGGCTTCACGCAGTATGCTACCGCGGCTTACACTGACAACATCCTCGAGGACTATGTCTACTATGCCGCAGACCTCGTGAAGTCCAAGTACGGTGGCTTCTGCAAGAGCAAGCCGACCATGGACCTGATCGAGAAGCTCGGAACGGAGATCAACTCCTACGCCCTCGAGATGTACGAGCGCTACCCGGCCGCGATGGAGGCCCACTTCGGAGGTTCCCAGCGTGCGACCGTCGCAGCTGCCGCCACCGGTATCGGAGTCGCCATGGCGACCGCCAACGCCAACGCTGGTGTGAACGCCTGGTACCTGTCAATGCTGCAGCACCGTGAGCGCCTAGGCCGCCTCGGGTTCTACGGATACGACCTGCAGGACCAGTGCGGTTCAGCGAACTCGCTGTCGTACAGGTCTGATGAGGGTCTGCCCCACGAGCTCCGTGGACCGAACTACCCGAACTACGCGATGAACGTCGGTCACCTGTCCGGATATGCTGGTATCGCAGGAGCCCCGCACTTTGCGCGTGGGGATGCGTACGCATGCAACCCGCTCATCAAGATCGCCTTCGCCGACAAGAACCTCCCGTTCGACTTCGCGAACATCACGAAGGAGTTCGGCCGCGGCGGTCTCCGCGAGTTCATGCCAGCAGGCGAGAGGACCGTCATCATACCCGCGAAGTAA